attttacatgtattgTTTTAGGATTTCACGACTCATCATGAAGCCCTATCAGATTACttagttttttcatattgaatagGTTATAGTATTGTCTAATTATGTATTGCTGGTGGAAGATGCACGGTGAGGGAGACCCTGTAGGTGGTGActctgtttgaaaaaaaaaatggttcgagatttttttttagtgtgtggGGGAGATAATGTGAGAgagttttgctttttttttttctcttctttttaggcctctccccctctctttttttgggAGTGCacacatttaatttatattgtaattatgttggcttttttttttgtttcttttgaaaactttttaaaaaattaagtaacaacaatttcattaaaaaaattagtaatctTTTCCTCGTAAAGAATACCCACTCCTCCAAAACTACTAATGATTGGAAAAACTAATgctctcatatgcatcattttggttaattatgaaaaaagacTACATATACCTACATTAAAGACTGACCTAAATTTGTCACAATTTAATAGTTCATGTTTTCAAGGAGATGAGTAGCCATGTCAACTCAGTCCTAATTAGAAACAGCCTAGCAATAAATGGATTTAATGCTAACAAGCTTCTATTCTCTTTTATGCACACGTAATTCACATAGAAAATTCCACAATTGATTCAATTGAAAATTcacatgaaatattttaaaggtttttcataatatatagtTATGACTTCCAAAAAATAAGCTATTCActctctaattatttttcttttatttttttccaagtctGTTCTTATAATTTTCTGGTGGTATcctcactaaaaaaaaatccaaatatttcACTCAATTGGACTTCAAATTATTCATCAAATGGGGCAGTCTCTTCAAATCTAAAAGGTTCAATTTCTCGTCAGTTTCTTTTTGatagttttcctttttttccttttcttaaaaaGTATGAAGTGACAAatgatttttgtgattttctttttgtttacgtTGTCTTGTTCCCCTAAAGATCAACGATGGAAACAGTTTGCTTCCACTGTTATCGATTTAACATAGGTGAGAAATGGTTTGCTTACTTTGGGCAATCATAACCAATAATGTGAGCTTTTCTGTGTGGGACACAAAtttggatttgatttatttattttgtccaCATATATATATGCCTCCCCTTCACTATCATTTAATTGCTTCATTAATTGGATATGACAGCATAAACAATTTTTacatatatagaataaaaattgaatccaCATATCAAATGAATATATCCTCACGAGAATTGAAATCTACTATTCAAAACCCTCTGAAAACAAATGGATTCTTTAAATTCATATCATTCAAGTGGTGTCATAATTTGAtcaagatttaaattatttttaattgttttatggaAGAAAGTATGAGAGATTTTAGAATAAAAGCAATTGACTTGTGATTCATTAAAGAAAGAGGGACTGAATGATTACATCATTAGCACATATATAAGCAACATAAAACTCAggtgaaataatatttttattaatattattgatcATGTATAGTTCATATGACATCATTCATATTCATATGATACGTAGGtttaggtttttatatatagatttgtTCTTATACTTCCAAATGGTTAAATCATGTCGAGTTAGAGAGTaagatgtttgattttttagtacaaagattgttttagggttttgtagataaataagaatattttgatggatttttgcattgaaatatataaatatgattttgttaattgtccctaaaaattatatataaaaaaaaagacttggagGAACAAAACAATTGTGAAAAATTGATATGAGGCCGGAAGCCTAATTAGCACGGATTTTGAACCATAGCATTGCTAACCCAAATTCAGAAGTACCAACTCAACAGATTCCCATTTAATCATGTTGATTTCGAGCAAATTAATCTTATAATATATTGATTTCGAGTCTAATCCAGATCGAGTTTTCTTTTAAACCAATTTAATCATGCTTAAGTCAATAACATATAGTTACATTAAGTTACTTAAGAGGATATATAATTTGCAAGGGATATTCCCATttatttgttcttgaaattgttttgattaGAACCTTGTAAATTTTTCTTTCACATTGATTAATCTCtctattctttatttgttttttgttttgttaccaTTCTAAATTTGTATGCCAACGCTGTATATTGTTGTTAAAATCTCGCGATGCACAATATGCTATATGTGGGACTCTTATAAAAAGGCTCAATCAATACGTACGAAAAGGAGCACAAGACTtcgattaaaataatttgagaagTACATGGaccaaataaatgaaaaacaaacttaattttccaaacattaaattgaaaattaatttcaaaaacttaaaaaacccagattataaaaaaaattaaaagacaagaaaaaaaatgaaaaatatataaacaaaaaaactaagaacgtaaaaaaagaagaagaaataaaccataaatctatatttaaaaatatcataaaaaatgaaaaacaaaatagaaaaatccaTGTCctgcaaaatttattttattactatagacatctgattttttaattgatctgattttataagttagtattttttttaatatttttaatttttaatgttttatgggtttttctggaaaattttatgagtttttccacgagttttcatgttttttttctaggagtttcaaaattaattttccttttaggGCCAGCTGgtaacaagaaaatcaaattgggCTGGGCCAGTTGGTAACAAGCTATGGCCacatatttcaataaaaaaaaaaaatatcagaacatAAAAAGTTTTGGAAAAAATGATTTCTTCTGCCACGTTGGGTCTCTCGAGCCACCGTctaccacctccaccaccacgcTCTTCCACTCCCGAGCCTAACCCCAAATCTCTCTCCGAACCTCAGGCTCGGAAACAAAAAGGCAGCCCTCAACTAAACCGGTGGTCGAGAGCTCGGTCCATTCGGTCTGGTAGAAAACTAGACCGGCTGCATCAGCGAACCACGCAGCGTCTGGAGCTGAATCCACAAGTTCAAAACCCAAAAGAGAGTGAAAAAAGAGAGGTTAGTTCTTTAACGGGGAGTGACGGATATGATGACGTGGAGGCTACTTTTGGGAAGGCTATTTTCATGGTTTCCGACGGAACTGGATGGACTGCCGAACATTCCGTTAATGCTTCGTTGGGCCAGTTCGAGCATTGCTTGGTTGATCGTGGGTGTCCTGTAAATACTCATCTGTTTTCAGGGGTAATCATGAActttcactttttctttttaagtttcttgattgacTTGTCGTTTAATAATTTCGTGGAATTCTATATGGCAACATGAGAGATGCTAGTTTATAGAGTTCAGATTTTAGAAATGCTTATGTTACTTAAGTGGGCCCCACTACCCTGCAGTGTTGACTCGGGTAATAAGTTTGTTTGCACATAGCTATTAGACCCGGCCAGATTGATTAGGTTAGTTAGCCTATCCAAGGTTTGTGGATCaatatatattctaaaatagtgttgttttggaaaaaaaagttttaaaaaatcaaagtgttttgaaaaaaaattaaaagtataatttttagGGTTGACTCGTTGGATTTTCTTAGGATCTGGCTTGGTCAACCAGGTCAaaattaacctgttaaatctCTCTAGTTTGatcagattaatttttaaaatggctaaaaaaactcaacctgaatcaaaatttgaattagCAAGTCATCAGGTAAAgtcgggtttgataactataatTTGTAACCCACGTTATCATATGTGTTTTATTACTCTTTGGAATTCAAAacattagattttgttttttttttttttatcaatttgaatgtataaaaaatcagcaaaaacTGGTTCAATTTGGACAGAATGTGTTAACATTCATTCAAGTTGAACAACAAATTACATATGCATAATACGTGCTCCAAGGTGCACCGGTTGTATCTAAATTTTTATACATTCAATTTGAATAAAGTCAATGCTTTTGTATCGAACTGAatgttcaaaaatttatttgatattattacagGAAACAACAGTCTTCTGCTttttatcttctattttttgGTGAAGTTCTTGAACAACGATTTGTTTACACCTTAGCAACAACACTAGGATTGAACTAACTATGTTGTAGTGATGGTTAGATTGATGATGTGGAGAGGTTAATGGAGATAATAAAACAAGCAGCAAAAGAAGGTGCAATGGTGGTCTACACATTAGCTGATTCTTCATTGGCTGAACATGCTAAACAAGTCTGTAAGTTATGGGGCATCCCAGCTACAGATATACTAGGCCCTATAACAGAAGCTATTGCTTCACATCTTGGTGTCTTGCCTTCTGGTCTTCCTCGTGGAGCTCCTGGTAGGAATTTTCCTCTTTCAGAGGATTATTTTCGACGAATAGAAGCCATTGAATTCACTATTAAACAAGATGATGGGGCATTACCTCAGAACTTGCACAAGGCTGACATTGTTCTTGCTGGAGTTTCTCGGACCGGGAAGACACCGTTGTCGATTTATTTGGCACAGAAAGGATATAAAGTAGCAAATGTGCCTATTGTAAAGGGTGTGAAATTGCCAAAAAGCCTTTTTGAAGTTGACCCCGAAAAGGTTTTTGGTTTGACTATCAATCCTGTAGTGTTACAAACGATAAGGAGAGCAAGGGCGAAGAGTCTGGGTTTCAGTGAAGAAGTGAGGAGTAACTACTCTGAGATGGATCATGTCAGAGAGGAGTTGGAATTTGCTCGCAGGACCTTTGCACAGAATCCTGTTTGGCCAGTAATTGGTAATGTGTTTCAATCCTTAAATGTTCTACTTATTGGAAGTTTTGAAGATATGCTAGTGACTGAACCTTTATGGTGCTTTTCACTTGTTTGCGATTGCAGAAGTGACAGGAAAAGCAATTGAAGAAACCGCAGCAGTTATATTAAGGCTATTCCATGATCGGAAACACAAATGTTCAATGCCACGAATCTCAAAACTCTACTAATTGAAGATTGAAATTGATGCATATGTATTCAAAGAATGAGATATGGATACTGTATAGTGTTAAGCCCTTCATGGATCCACCATGAATCCGTATTTGTTATGGAATATAGCGAACGCAGCAAATAAGTATACCCCTTCCGTCTCTGTGATTACTGAGAGTTTCCGTTTATCACTGTAAAAACCATACTATAGATCATTAGAACTGTCTTATAATTGCTTCTGCTGAAGCCAGGGTTATCTTGTTTAGTGTTGTTTACATCAGATTCATACTTGATACATATCATATTACGTTTTACCCTGCACTAATCCTTAAGGAAATTGCTGTCAGTTTTTCAATGATATCGGTGACAGGCATTTGAGGTTTGTCTTCTGATGTCTCCCAGCTTAGATTCTCTATGCTCTTCAATTCTTCAACTTTGAGTGAGTATCCAGTTTATTCAATGGTAGGCATGATGTTAGTGTTCATTTTTAagccattttttcttctctgagCTACCCCATGAATGCACAATGTGTGGTAAAAGGTGAAAGGCTTCGGGTACGCATGCTTCCGAGCACATAAAATGTCTTATTAACTTAAACCTTACGGTTGTTTGCTGTCTTGATCTTGTTTCACTCACATGAAAGCCATGTATAACAAAAAGGCAATCCAAGTGGGATTTTCCAAGAGAGGAAACACAATAAGAAGGCATGGGTCGGCAAAATAAAGGTACAAGAAAGCTATAGTAACTATCTGACCCTGCCCTCCA
The DNA window shown above is from Populus trichocarpa isolate Nisqually-1 chromosome 4, P.trichocarpa_v4.1, whole genome shotgun sequence and carries:
- the LOC7458550 gene encoding probable pyruvate, phosphate dikinase regulatory protein, chloroplastic gives rise to the protein MISSATLGLSSHRLPPPPPRSSTPEPNPKSLSEPQARKQKGSPQLNRWSRARSIRSGRKLDRLHQRTTQRLELNPQVQNPKESEKREVSSLTGSDGYDDVEATFGKAIFMVSDGTGWTAEHSVNASLGQFEHCLVDRGCPVNTHLFSGIDDVERLMEIIKQAAKEGAMVVYTLADSSLAEHAKQVCKLWGIPATDILGPITEAIASHLGVLPSGLPRGAPGRNFPLSEDYFRRIEAIEFTIKQDDGALPQNLHKADIVLAGVSRTGKTPLSIYLAQKGYKVANVPIVKGVKLPKSLFEVDPEKVFGLTINPVVLQTIRRARAKSLGFSEEVRSNYSEMDHVREELEFARRTFAQNPVWPVIEVTGKAIEETAAVILRLFHDRKHKCSMPRISKLY